The DNA sequence GCTCCGGCTCTGGAGCTAAATGCAAGTATGTAAATAAAATCAGGCCTTCACGGAAATAAGCATATTCACTAGGCAGGGGCTCTTTTACCTTCATGACCATTTCCATGGACCATGCTTCCTCTGCACTGTTTAAAATTTTCGCGCCAGCAGCTGTATAATCTTCATCAGTGAAACCGGATCCCATGCCAGCCTGGGTTTCAATAAATACTTCATGACCAAAGTTCAGCAAATTGACAACGCCAGCCGGTGTCATTGCGACACGATTTTCATTGTTTTTTATCTCTCTGGGTATTCCGATACGCATGCTGCATACCTCCTGCAAAATATAGTAAATAGGATAGAACCGATACTACTATAACACCTTTATAGGAAAAGAAGAAAGTAAAATTTTTTTATCGCCTGCAAACCCTTACATTGCCGTGATGATACGCTCTTTGTTAAAATGCTGAGTTATTCGGTTAAGATGACTGCTTTCCATGCCCGGGACAAAAAAATATCCTTCAGTTCCACCGATTATTGTAAAATGTATTTAGAAAGAGAGCTGATGCAAGTATGGCGTCAACTGCCAACATACAAAAAGACAGCCGGGGTAAAATTGAGCAGCTTGGGCTGGAGGCCGTTCCCTCCCATCTTAAACAGACACCCTGGTATGATTTCATGATTCTGCAGATGGCCTTTTCGGTAAATTCGGGGAATTTCCTTGTCCCTGCACTTGCCGTGATTTCAGGGGGCCTTTCTTTTTATGCTGCCGCAGCATCCACCATGATCGGGGCGGCTTTCGCCTTTCTGTTTGTGTCCTTCTTGACGCTGCCCGGATCCCGCTACGGGCTGCCTGCCCAATATGCGATCAGAAGCATGCTTGGCACAGGGGCGGCAAGATATATTTCGTCTCCGATCCGTACTTTGACCTCATTATACTGGTTTGCTGTCCAGACGATCGGCGGAACTGCTGTACTGACCGAGCTGGGCAGCAGGCTTTTTTCTGTCAGGCTGCCTTTTCTGGCAGTGTCGGTCTGCCTGGCCCTGATCATGGCCATATTAGCGCTTGTCGGCTTTGATGCGGTGAAAAAAGCAACCCGCTATTTTATGCCATTTCTGCTGATCGGCCAGGCTGCACTGTTTGTCCTGCTGATCCAAAAAGCGAATCAGACTGATCACAGCACAATCTTAACCCATGGCAGCTGGGAGTTTTCTTCATTCCTGTTCTATTCAAGCCTGGCTTTTGTCCAATACGTTTCAGGATTAAGTGCTTCTTCTGATATGGCAAGGTACGCGAAGTCTGAACGCGGCGCTTTCTGGGGGCTTTTTTCCGGGAACACAGCCGGCTTTGCCATCACAGCCGTTTTAGGGGCATTGTCTGCAAGCCTCCTGGGAGAGCTGAATCCATTTGTGTCGGCAAGCACCCTCACATCTTCTGTTTCCGTACTGGTGCTGATTTTCGCCTGTGCCATGATGTCGATGATTTCCATCAACCTGAACAACGCCTATACAGGCGGATTCAGTCTGCTGAATACATTCCAGGGGCTCGGCAGGATAAAGAGTGCATGCCTGTTCGGGCTCGCTGCGGTCATTCTGAGCTGCTTTCCTGATATCGTTGAATCAGCGCAGAAATACATCTCTCTGCTCGGCACCTTTGTCATTCCCATTTCTGCGGTTATTGCAGCAGATTTTCTTTTCATAAAAAGGCGGAAGCTGACTGAGGCAGATCTGCTGGTCCTGCGGGAGCCTGGTTTTGTCAATAAGCAGGCAATCATCAGCATGGCTTTCGGGATCATCTCTTACAGCCTCCTGCCTGAAAATGCTTCTCCAGGTTTTGTTTCATTTATAGCCACCGCTTCCCTTTACATTTGTCTTCAGCTGCGAAAAGGAAGGCAATAACGAGAAAGTGCAGGACAGCGCCCTGCACTTTTTTCAATGTTTTATTTTGTTTCCTCTTCGCTGCTGTAAGTGTCGACTCTTCCATTTTCCTGATCGATGACACCGCTGTTGTACGAATCCATGATTTGTGCACTTACCTGGCTGTGTCCCTGGTCGTCATAGATATAATGAGACTGCCCTTTCGGCTCTTTTGGCATCTTCATTTCCCCCTTATCGATTTTTTTCATCTATACTATCTTTCGAATTTCTGTAACAGTTATGCATTTTGGGGTAATGTATAATAAAGGTAAAGGAGGAGATGCAAATGACGCTCACGTACAAAAATATTTTAGTAGCAGTAGACGGTTCCAAGGAAGCGGAATGGGCCTTCAAGAAGGCGGTCGGGATCGCAGTCAGGAACAAAGCCAGGCTGACCCTTGCCCACATTATCGATACGCGCACCTTCGCAACTGTCGAAGCCTATGACAGGACGATTGCTGAAAGGGCTGACATGTTTGCAGCCGAGCTGCTTAAAAAATATCAGCAGGAAGCAGTGGAGGCTGGAGTAGAAAATGTGGAATATGTGACAGATTATGGTTCTCCGAAAGTAAAGATACCCAAGGAAATTGCCAAGGTCCAGCATGCAGATCTCATTGTCTGCGGGGCAACTGGTTTGAATGCAGTTGAACGCTTCCTGATCGGCAGCGTTTCCGAACATATCACCCGCTATGCCCCATGTGATGTGCTTGTGGTCAGGACCGAAAAGGACCCGGAATAATAGTTAAAAGGCCGCTGCTTCCCTGCAGCGGCCTTTATTGTTATGAGTAGGCTTTATCCTTCAGGCGCCCTTTTGCTTTTTCCAGCGCCTTCTTTATTTGGGCAAACCCTGTTCCGCCCTGGCTGTTCCTTCTTGCAACAGCCGCCCGCGGGTCAAGGACCTCGTAAATATCCTCCTCAAAAAGGGTGCTTGCCTCCTTATACACTTCCATCGGCAGGCCGGAAAGGAAGCAGCCTCTGTTCACACAATCAAGGACAAGCTTCCCGACAATTTCGTGGGCTTCCCTGAATGGCAAGCCTTTACCGGAAAGATAGTCAGCCAGTTCTGTCGCATTGGAAAAATCGCTTTTCGTGGCCTTTTCCATTACTTCACTGTTAACCGTCATGGACCCAACCATGCCGGAAAAAATTTTAAGTGAGCCAATAACCGTTTTAACTGTATCAAACATTCCCTCTTTATCTTCCTGCATATCTTTGTTATAAGCAAGAGGCAGCCCCTTCAGCACTGTGAGCAGGCCGACAAGGTTGCCGTAGACGCGGCCGGTTTTTCCGCGTATCAGTTCTGCCATGTCTGGGTTTTTCTTTTGCGGCATAATGCTGCTTCCTGTAGCAAAACTGTCATCGAGCTCGATGAACCGGAATTCCTGGCTCGACCAGAGAATGATTTCCTCGCTGAAACGGGACAGATGCATCATCAGAATGCTGCTTGCTGAAAGGAATTCAAGGATAAAGTCCCTGTCGCTTACAGCATCCATGCTGTTTTCATAGATGTCATCAAACCCAAGCAGACTGGCTGTCAGCTCGCGGTCGATTGGAAAGGTTGTACCGGCAAGGGCGCCTGCACCAAGAGGAGAAACATTGATCCTTTTCAGATTCTCGCTGTATCTCTCCTTATCCCTTTCCAGCATCCAGAAATAAGCCATCAAGTGATGCGCAAATGAAATGGGCTGTGCTCTCTGAAGATGAGTATAGCCCGGCATGAGGGTTTCCACATTCTCCTCTGCCTGGGAAAGCAGAGCTGCCTGGAGCTCTTCAATCAGCTTGATAACATGTGCTGCCTGTTTCTTTAAATACAAGTGCATATCTGTTGCTACCTGATCATTCCTGCTTCTGCCTGTATGAAGCTTGCCGCCGACAGGCCCGATTTCGTCCGTAAGCAAGCTTTCCAGGTTCAGATGTATATCCTCCAGCTTTACAGAGAAAGGAAGCCCTTCCTCCTGGGACTTTTCCTTTAACAGCTTGAGTCCCTTCTGGATCTGAGCTGCTTCCTCCTGTTCAATAATCCCGCAGCGGGACAGCATTTCCACGTGTGCAAGGCTTCCCTCTATATCTTCCTCAACAAGCTCCTGGTCAAAGGAGATGGAGGCTCCGAATTCATCGACCCATTCTTCTGCCGATTTCGTGAATCTTCCTCCCCAAAGCTTTTTCACACTGTCACCTTCTTATTCTGGACAATGCTTTGAACCTTGGTCGGCAGGCCCCATAACTGGATAAAACCAACCGCGGCATTATGGTCGAATTCATCTTCAGATGTATATGTGGCCAATTTTTCATCATAAAGGGAAAAAGGAGATTTTCTGCCTTCGACGATGCTGTGCCCCTTGAACAATTTCACCCTTACAGTTCCTGTCACATGCTTTTGCGTTTCCTCAAGGAAAGCCGTTAAAGCCTTTTTCAATGGCGAGAACCAAAGCCCTTCATAGATCAGCTCAGTCAGTTTTTTCTCGA is a window from the Bacillus infantis NRRL B-14911 genome containing:
- a CDS encoding universal stress protein; the protein is MTLTYKNILVAVDGSKEAEWAFKKAVGIAVRNKARLTLAHIIDTRTFATVEAYDRTIAERADMFAAELLKKYQQEAVEAGVENVEYVTDYGSPKVKIPKEIAKVQHADLIVCGATGLNAVERFLIGSVSEHITRYAPCDVLVVRTEKDPE
- the argH gene encoding argininosuccinate lyase — translated: MKKLWGGRFTKSAEEWVDEFGASISFDQELVEEDIEGSLAHVEMLSRCGIIEQEEAAQIQKGLKLLKEKSQEEGLPFSVKLEDIHLNLESLLTDEIGPVGGKLHTGRSRNDQVATDMHLYLKKQAAHVIKLIEELQAALLSQAEENVETLMPGYTHLQRAQPISFAHHLMAYFWMLERDKERYSENLKRINVSPLGAGALAGTTFPIDRELTASLLGFDDIYENSMDAVSDRDFILEFLSASSILMMHLSRFSEEIILWSSQEFRFIELDDSFATGSSIMPQKKNPDMAELIRGKTGRVYGNLVGLLTVLKGLPLAYNKDMQEDKEGMFDTVKTVIGSLKIFSGMVGSMTVNSEVMEKATKSDFSNATELADYLSGKGLPFREAHEIVGKLVLDCVNRGCFLSGLPMEVYKEASTLFEEDIYEVLDPRAAVARRNSQGGTGFAQIKKALEKAKGRLKDKAYS
- a CDS encoding purine-cytosine permease family protein, which translates into the protein MASTANIQKDSRGKIEQLGLEAVPSHLKQTPWYDFMILQMAFSVNSGNFLVPALAVISGGLSFYAAAASTMIGAAFAFLFVSFLTLPGSRYGLPAQYAIRSMLGTGAARYISSPIRTLTSLYWFAVQTIGGTAVLTELGSRLFSVRLPFLAVSVCLALIMAILALVGFDAVKKATRYFMPFLLIGQAALFVLLIQKANQTDHSTILTHGSWEFSSFLFYSSLAFVQYVSGLSASSDMARYAKSERGAFWGLFSGNTAGFAITAVLGALSASLLGELNPFVSASTLTSSVSVLVLIFACAMMSMISINLNNAYTGGFSLLNTFQGLGRIKSACLFGLAAVILSCFPDIVESAQKYISLLGTFVIPISAVIAADFLFIKRRKLTEADLLVLREPGFVNKQAIISMAFGIISYSLLPENASPGFVSFIATASLYICLQLRKGRQ